Genomic DNA from Halobacteriovorax sp. DA5:
CATTACAAGAATCTTCAAGCTCTCTAGAAGAGATTAGTTCTATGGTCAGGATGACTGCTGATAATGCTAAGGTTTCAAATAATTTAGCACAGGAGAGTTTAGGTAAGGCAGCAGTCGGTAAGAAAATTGTTAAGAAAATGATTCATTCTATGAATGGTATTGATAGTGATATTGATGTGATGGTTGGTGAATTTTCGGATAACAATAAGAAGATGCTTCATATCGTTGAGTTAATTAATCGCATTGAGGAAAGAACTCAAATTATTAATGATATCGTTTTTCAAACAAAGCTTTTATCTTTTAATGCTTCGGTTGAAGCTGCAAGGGCAGGAGAAGCTGGAAAAGGGTTTGCCGTAGTTGCTGAAGAAGTCGGTAAATTGGCCCAAATGAGTGGAAATGCTTCAATTGAAATCTCAGATATGGTTAGCACAAGTGTTAATGAAGTAAACTCAATTGTTGAAGAGTCTAATATGAGGCTTACTGATCTTGTTCAAAAAGTTAGAAATAGTGTGACTTCTGGCTCTGAAGTAGCAAATCAGTGTGGGCAAATTCTTGAAGAAATTGTCGATAGTGTTGAGAATGTTACTAACTCAATTACAGAAATTACTACTGCAACGTATGAGCAATCAAAGGGGATTTCTGAGTTACAAAATTCAATTTCAAATATCGATGTCTCTTCTAAGTCAAATACTGGAATTGCTAAAGGAGCATCAAATATCGCAGATCAGCTTTTAAATGAAGTTAGCTTTGTGAATCGTTCAATTGGAGAGATCGAGCTTGTCTTCTTGGGTGAAGAAAGTGAAAGAAGACAAGCTGCTTAAATATGGCCTATGAAGAAGCCGAGTCGTAGACTTGAAGTCCACGTTCCCAAAGCTTTAACAAGATAAACCAAAATACACCAGTGGCAACTACCATTAAAAGTAGGTAGTGCCACTTACTCATATCTAGTAAGAAATGAATAGGGGCCGAGCCTACAAGTAAAATTGGAACAAGAGTTGAAAAGACTCTCTTCGTTGCGGCACCATATATCAGATCTGGCCAACGCGAAAGTTGCTGCATCTGCATTCTAAAGAAGTTAATACCTACACCCTCTACCAACCAAAACATTGCACAGCTTATGACAAACTCGACAACTGCCAGTAGGGCCAAAGATAGGATTAACAGCAGAGGAACTAATAACCACTGAAAAAGAGAGAAATTGTTTATATTTGCATAATAACTAAATACTACAATTGCAGGAATTAAAGTCGGAATTGAGGAAGGCCTTACATTCCTAAAGAAGACACTAAAGATAGAACTTAGTGGCCTTAAGATTGTGTAGTCTAGCTGACCCGATTTTAAATCATCACTAAAGCGCCAAAAATTCTGACTTAAAATAATCATGTGGAAGCCATCAACTAATAAGACATATGAGAGAAAGAGCATGAATTGGTTTCGATTCCAACCCATGACCATATCCACGTGATCAAAAATAAAATCAACAGTGAAGTAAGCCGAACCAAAGAACATAAGATCCATCATAACCATAAGAACAAAGCTCGTACGAAAGCTCATGGCCACGGCAGTACTTGTAGAGATAAATTTCTTATATACTGAAAGATAGTGTTTAATTTCTGAACTAAAACTCATTACATCCCCGCCGCTGTGTAAAGTTTAATCCCACGACGCCACGTTAATGCACTGATAACACTAACAAGGATTAGCCATGGAGATAGGACACTAAAAAAAGTTGCATAGCTTACGGCCTCTCCCATGAAAACCTTAATTGGATAGTAAGTTAGATAGGGAAATGGTGTATACATAAGGATTTCTCTAAAGAAGTCCGGATATAGTTCTAGCGGAATAATTGCACCTGATAAGAAAACTGTGATCATTTGAAGCATTACTCTCAATATCCATGTTTCTTCTAACCAAAATGCCATAACACCCGTTAAGTATTGTAGCGAGAACCAAAAGAGGCTTACAAAAAGACAAACCCCAACACCATTTAGTAGTGTCGGTAAGTCGACACTTGGTAAAATACCAATTATCGAAAACAAGAATATTGCAAAACCTGTTACAAATAATTGAATAATTTGAAAGCCAATAAATGAAGCGGTATGAAACTCCCAAAAATTAAAAGGGTAGATTAGATATGTTGAAATCCTTCCCATTCGAATATCAAGGGCCAAATTAAGTGCAGTATGACCTTGGGCAAGTTGTGAAACCACAAAGGCCCAGACGTGGTACGTAAGCATCGCCTTAAGCGTATAGCCCTTAATTGTATCACTTCCTGTACTTTCAAAAATTGCCGTCCACAAGTTGTATTTGATAAAGAGAAACACCAGTGCCGGTCCAATTATTTGGAGGAAGAAATTTAGGCGGTATGCCGTGTACTTTACAATGGAGATCTTAATGGTTTGCCACCATTTTATAAGATTAGACATTACTTAGAATCTCCGGATTCTCCATGATCTTCTTCATTACTTTCTCAATTGGAAGTTTTTCCGTATGAAAATCAACAACTGGATATTTTGAAAGAATTGCCGCAGAAATCTCTGAAAGCTCTTCCTTATCAACTCTTAACTCTACACTTGAAGCATTATCTAAGAAGTCGCAATCAAGCTTTGACCAGAACTCTTCTTTTGTATCAATGGCCCTATCAAAGCTGAAGTATACTGATTTCTTATCTCCAAGGATCTTTTCAAGATTCTGAAGAGGGCCATCATATGCTTTTTGACCTTTTGAGATTAGAACGAGGTC
This window encodes:
- a CDS encoding methyl-accepting chemotaxis protein, giving the protein MKNKNFKVKLILLCFFLSVVSIVISTVSYFGVSELSEQSSFFSENIIPRNSLLSEMDVSYQKTRIQVRTLGLEDLDRRNRESAISNTLKMIDNYELAANKLSRLISNAEEQKIFNELQVQWNDFKKVGGRAVELAKINNEKARSELQEIFLIHCPEAAENYQRVLDKYNERLSKEVLTSASVVSSTARSLQITLVVVSFIGIILGFSIGVAYASNISQKIKATITALTNTSRSLTKSAKSIASTSNELSLSSERQDSSLQESSSSLEEISSMVRMTADNAKVSNNLAQESLGKAAVGKKIVKKMIHSMNGIDSDIDVMVGEFSDNNKKMLHIVELINRIEERTQIINDIVFQTKLLSFNASVEAARAGEAGKGFAVVAEEVGKLAQMSGNASIEISDMVSTSVNEVNSIVEESNMRLTDLVQKVRNSVTSGSEVANQCGQILEEIVDSVENVTNSITEITTATYEQSKGISELQNSISNIDVSSKSNTGIAKGASNIADQLLNEVSFVNRSIGEIELVFLGEESERRQAA
- a CDS encoding ABC transporter permease translates to MSFSSEIKHYLSVYKKFISTSTAVAMSFRTSFVLMVMMDLMFFGSAYFTVDFIFDHVDMVMGWNRNQFMLFLSYVLLVDGFHMIILSQNFWRFSDDLKSGQLDYTILRPLSSIFSVFFRNVRPSSIPTLIPAIVVFSYYANINNFSLFQWLLVPLLLILSLALLAVVEFVISCAMFWLVEGVGINFFRMQMQQLSRWPDLIYGAATKRVFSTLVPILLVGSAPIHFLLDMSKWHYLLLMVVATGVFWFILLKLWERGLQVYDSASS
- a CDS encoding ABC-2 family transporter protein is translated as MSNLIKWWQTIKISIVKYTAYRLNFFLQIIGPALVFLFIKYNLWTAIFESTGSDTIKGYTLKAMLTYHVWAFVVSQLAQGHTALNLALDIRMGRISTYLIYPFNFWEFHTASFIGFQIIQLFVTGFAIFLFSIIGILPSVDLPTLLNGVGVCLFVSLFWFSLQYLTGVMAFWLEETWILRVMLQMITVFLSGAIIPLELYPDFFREILMYTPFPYLTYYPIKVFMGEAVSYATFFSVLSPWLILVSVISALTWRRGIKLYTAAGM